The following are encoded together in the Silurus meridionalis isolate SWU-2019-XX chromosome 2, ASM1480568v1, whole genome shotgun sequence genome:
- the LOC124377640 gene encoding core histone macro-H2A.2, which produces MSARGGKKKTTKLSRSARAGVIFPVGRMMRYLRTGTHKYRIGMGAPVYMAAVIEYLAAEILELAGNAARDNKKGRITPRHIKLAVANDEELNQLLRGVTISNGGVLPRIHPELLSKKRGGRVKVDSQTTAPEKTDKEVKSSKRSKKSRGKPGRKPRKSADNDKDGTNSTMEDGPGEGFTVLAAKSLFLGQKLSLAESDISKIGTIKVEGIINPTNAEIDLKDGIGNALEKAGGKDFLEAVKELRKTQGPLEVASVAVSQASGMAARFIIHCNVPQWGSEKCEDQLEKTVKNCLSAAEEKKLKSVAFPSLPTGRNGFPKQTAAQLILKAISNHFVSATTSSLKNIYFVMFDSESIGIYLQEMTKMEVK; this is translated from the exons atgTCAGccagaggaggaaaaaagaagaccaccaagctgtcacGCTCAGCCCGAGCTGGCGTTATCTTTCCTGTAGGGAGGATGATGAGGTACTTACGCACAGGGACTCATAAGTACCGCATCGGTATGGGCGCTCCTGTTTACATGGCAGCTGTCATTGAGTACCTGGCAG CTGAAATTTTGGAACTGGCTGGTAATGCGGCCAGAGACAACAAGAAAGGCAGAATTACCCCACGGCATATCAAGTTAGCGGTGGCTAATGACGAAGAGCTTAACCAG CTACTCAGAGGGGTTACCATATCTAATGGTGGCGTCCTGCCTCGTATCCACCCTGAGCTGCTCTCCaagaagagaggaggaagagtgaAGGTGGACTCACAGACAACGGCGCCAGAGAAGACAGACAAAGAGGTCAAGAGCAGCAAGAGGTCCAAAAAGAGCAGAGGAAAACCAGGTCGTAAACCAAGG AAGAGCGCAGACAATGACAAAGACGGAACCAACAGCACAATGGAGGATGGACCAGGAGAGGGATTCACTGTTCTCGCAGCAAAGAGTTTGTTCCTTGGACAAAAG TTGTCCCTTGCAGAGAGTGACATCAGCAAAATTGGAACCATCAAAGTTGAGGGAATTATTAATCCCACAAATGCAGAGATCGATCTGAAGGATGGAATTG GTAACGCACTGGAGAAGGCTGGAGGGAAAGATTTCTTGGAAGCTGTAAAAGAACTGCGGAAAACACAAGGCCCTTTGGAGGTTGCGTCAG TTGCAGTTAGCCAGGCCAGTGGGATGGCAGCACGTTTCATCATCCACTGCAACGTCCCTCAGTGGGGCTCTGAGAAGTGCGAGGATCAGCTGGAGAAGACAGTGAAGAACTGCTTGTCTGCTGCAGAGGAGAAAAAGCTCAAGTCTGTGGCCTTCCCTTCTCTACCTACTGGAAG aaATGGTTTCCCAAAGCAAACTGCAGCTCAGCTGATACTGAAGGCCATTTCGAACCATTTTGTTTCAGCAACCACATCCTCACTGAAGAACATTTACTTTGTGATGTTTGACAGCGAGAGCATCGGGATTTATCTGCAGGAAATGACCAAGATGGAGGTCAAGTGA